In the genome of Methylococcus sp. EFPC2, the window TCGGCTGTTTTTCCCTGCTGACCTGGAGCGTGATCTTGCTCAAGGCCGGCGAGGTCATCCTGAGCAAACTGCGCAATCACCGCTACATCAAGCAATTCGTGTCGGGAGAGGATAAGCTGCCCGACGGCCCGGACTCCGACCGTATACCGGCGGGACGGGTGCTTCAGGCCGGCAGAGCCACCCTGGCCAAGGCGAGCCTACATCTCAGCCTGAACCCGGATCATCATGAAGCGTGGTACGAGTTGATTGAACGCGCCATGCGCCAGCAGATCCTGAAGGAAAAGGCGCGCATGGAATCCGGTCTGGGCTGGCTGGCCAGCATAGGCAGCACCTCGCCCTTCGTCGGATTGTTCGGCACCGTCTGGGGCATCATGCATGCGCTCAAGGATATCGGCGCAAACGGCAACGCCAGCCTGGAAGTGGTAGCCGGCCCCATTGGCGAGGCGCTGATCGCCACCGCGCTCGGCATCGCCGTCGCGATCCCGGCGGTGATCGCCTACAACTTCTTCCTCCGGCAGAACCGGCGCATCATCGCCACGCTGGACCATTTCGCCAGCGACTTTCTGCATTCCTCGCTGGAAAGCCATTTGATGCAAACCACGGTGAACGAACATGGCCGTACAGTTACCGAGTGAGGACGAGGGCGGGGAAATGAGCGAGATCAACGTCACGCCCCTGGTGGATGTGATGTTGGTATTGCTGGTCGTATTCATCGTGACCGCGCCGCTGTTGACGCAAGTCGTGAAGGTCAAACTGCCCAAGACCGAACAAACGGAGCCCGCGCCGGATCAGCACGTCGCCATCCTCAGCATCAATGCGCAGGGACAGCCCGCGCTGGATGACAGGCCGGTGCCGCTGGAATCCCTGGAGGCGGAACTCAAAACCCTGCAGGAACGCGACCCCGAGATCAGTGTGCAGTTGCAGGCCGACCGTGCCGCGGTGTTCGATGCCGTGGCCAAGGTGATGGCCGGTGCCCAGCGGTCGGGAATCGGCAAACTGTCATTCGTCACCGTGCAGCAGTAGCACTCGAGGCTTGCGACCATGACCCGGCCTGGGGCTAGGCGTGCCTGCCTGCCCTTACTTATGCTGCTGACCGCCTGCGGTTCCTCGCCCG includes:
- a CDS encoding MotA/TolQ/ExbB proton channel family protein gives rise to the protein MEISETAIVDGTLCALGCFSLLTWSVILLKAGEVILSKLRNHRYIKQFVSGEDKLPDGPDSDRIPAGRVLQAGRATLAKASLHLSLNPDHHEAWYELIERAMRQQILKEKARMESGLGWLASIGSTSPFVGLFGTVWGIMHALKDIGANGNASLEVVAGPIGEALIATALGIAVAIPAVIAYNFFLRQNRRIIATLDHFASDFLHSSLESHLMQTTVNEHGRTVTE
- a CDS encoding biopolymer transporter ExbD, producing the protein MAVQLPSEDEGGEMSEINVTPLVDVMLVLLVVFIVTAPLLTQVVKVKLPKTEQTEPAPDQHVAILSINAQGQPALDDRPVPLESLEAELKTLQERDPEISVQLQADRAAVFDAVAKVMAGAQRSGIGKLSFVTVQQ